One genomic window of Desulfitobacterium chlororespirans DSM 11544 includes the following:
- a CDS encoding YeeE/YedE thiosulfate transporter family protein has protein sequence MLKKSQQKLNLGFSFFILLLLLLLVQVSIQLALIFIVSLAIGFTLQKSRFCFVAAFRDPLLIGTTKLTEALILLLAISIPGFAMVFYLSNIFNLQLNLYVTPFGVHTFIGGLLFGTGMVLAGGCASGTLMRVGEGFAMQMIALLGLFLGAFWGKYSLPYWLSIFQEFPGISLPDIVGWVPAVLIQLLTLFLLWEVIRWWQKKQKGVG, from the coding sequence TTTTTCATCCTATTGTTACTATTGCTATTGGTTCAAGTTAGTATCCAGCTGGCTTTGATTTTCATAGTAAGTTTAGCTATTGGTTTTACCTTGCAAAAATCACGGTTTTGCTTTGTAGCTGCTTTCCGCGATCCTTTGTTAATTGGCACGACCAAACTCACAGAGGCGTTAATACTATTGTTAGCAATCAGCATTCCCGGTTTTGCAATGGTGTTTTATTTATCCAATATATTTAATCTCCAGTTAAATCTGTATGTAACTCCTTTTGGTGTCCATACCTTCATCGGGGGCCTTCTTTTTGGAACGGGGATGGTTTTGGCCGGCGGCTGTGCTTCCGGTACTCTCATGCGGGTTGGTGAAGGTTTCGCCATGCAAATGATTGCTCTGCTTGGGCTATTTCTTGGAGCATTTTGGGGTAAATACTCCTTACCGTATTGGCTTTCGATTTTTCAGGAATTTCCGGGGATATCCCTTCCGGATATCGTGGGGTGGGTTCCCGCTGTGCTTATCCAGCTGTTAACCTTATTCCTTTTATGGGAAGTCATTCGCTGGTGGCAGAAAAAGCAAAAGGGAGTTGGCTGA